The Lepeophtheirus salmonis chromosome 1, UVic_Lsal_1.4, whole genome shotgun sequence genome has a segment encoding these proteins:
- the LOC121122170 gene encoding rho GTPase-activating protein 26 produces the protein MGLLPLEFSDCILDSPYFRENLRAHEKELDRTSQEIKGIIKDIQDVVEAAKILSKAKRTLAKSLASFRFDCIGSSLTDDEIVISNSLKEFARFLSLVEEEMDRMLEHSYDKFIVPLVNFRKDQIGSVRKTKKDFDKCTTKSCSVQDRYINLSSKKEDSLSEASEAVRQEAKNLQSSSLEYVYLLQVVQERKKFEFAESVLCFVRSWGNYYEHGHSVGLDFSNYVEDLKTRIQKSRENYSITIERYDNFKKSMLDRIDPGVFNKMYTRQGYLYACKKSKLGGYVWAKLYCQYQAKTKILTMIPYNQLNGKITTTDTIRISSCHCKEEPQEKFRFVVMGEDVGESGSSSSTYTFQALTDWERKQWVEALGGTWPAVNTLQRIRADSVEDNLNSLAFTFLKDCLNELERRGLKDEGLYRVGGVVSKVKHLLNSGLDPQIGENPLELHDSKIWESKTIASAVKQYFRDLNKPLMTHQLYSAFIEAVKKDTDETRIAEIRNVLQKLPVSNQEILKVLIKHLHRVSRKCEFNLMTAANLGVCFGPTLLRPREESVASIMDIKFCNEVIEILIENCEIFMYDSTSSSSPNETEVVKNGYRKCSVPEEVISRNNTRGNSIPKRTHSFSSFSQISTNSLPDIKEFGAPNGNESRSKLHQSEEIPQPKSKNEDLMASLELMTSLAADLPNNSFSTLKRSRTINDKKINKKPPLPKVSLLSPIVISNKLNGESRRYRKISYPAIVVPTVVTLPPNRSPQSISSLSATSIPEDVNEKSYSDLISVESTSSSMTTNSGSKYDNIRYDDVRSRDGDDENESEEEMTDDYSIAEEEEDKILFVDSGGDSISDDSNSLKRNSFLRRNKRRTAGLYVDGDRRRKTSSSSNATTNDDFDLDKKDTHKQTHLSFLQKMLSTGQTTDV, from the exons ATGGGTCTACTACCTCTGGAATTCTCAGACTGCATACTTGACTCTCCATATTTTCGTGAAAACCTTCGTGCTCACGAAAAGGAGTTGGATAGAACCTCACAGGAAATAAAAGGGATCATTAAGGACATTCAAGATGTTGTGGAAGCTGCAAAAATCCTCTCTAAGGCCAAAAGAACACTTGCTAAAAGTTTAGCCTCATTTCGATTTGATTGTATTGGTAGCTCTCTCACAGATGATGAGATTGTGATATCCAATAGCTTAAAG GAGTTCGCTCGATTCTTGTCTCTTGTCGAAGAAGAGATGGATCGAATGCTTGAGCATTCCTACGATAAATTCATTGTTCCTCTAGTCAACTTTCGCAAAGATCAGATTGGTTCTGttcgaaaaacaaaaaaggatttCGACAAATGTACAACCAAATCATGCTCTGTCCAGGATCGATACATCAATTTGAGCTCTAAAAAAGAAGATAGTTTGTCAGAGGCATCTGAGGCTGTTCGCCAAGAAGCTAAAAATCTCCAATCTAGCTCACTTGAATATGTTTATCTGTTACAAGTTGTACAAGAGCGGAAAAAGTTTGAGTTTGCCGAATCCGTGCTTTGTTTTGTTCGTTCGTGGGGTAATTACTATGAGCATGGACATTCTGTGGGTTTAGACTTCTCTAATTATGTAGAGGATCTCAAAACACGgatacaaaaatcaagagagAATTACTCCATCACTATTGAGCGATatgacaactttaaaaaatccatgCTAGATCGAATCGATCCAGgggtttttaataaaatgtatacgcGTCAGGGGTATTTGTATGCGTGCAAGAAATCCAAGTTAGGAGGGTATGTTTGGGCTAAACTTTATTGCCAATATCAGGCCAAGACCAAAATTTTAACCATGATCCCCTATAATCAACTGAATGGGAAGATAACAACCACAGATACTATTCGGATTTCAAGCTGTCATTGTAAGGAGGAGCCTCAAGAAAAATTTCGTTTTGTTGTAATGGGAGAGGATGTTGGTGAATCG GGTTCATCAAGTTCAACCTATACCTTTCAAGCTCTCACTGACTGGGAAAGAAAGCAATGGGTGGAGGCACTCGGAGGAACATGGCCGGCTGTGAATACTCTTCAACGCATCCGTGCAGACTCTGTTGAAGATAATCTAAACAGTTTGGCATTTACGTTCTTAAAGGACTGTTTGAATGAACTTGAGCGTCGAGGTCTCAAAGACGAAGGACTTTATCGTGTAGGAGGTGTTGTGAGCAAAGTGAAACATTTACTCAATTCTGGATTGGATCCCCAAATAGGGGAAAATCCCCTAGAGCTTCACGACTCCAAAATATGGGAGAGTAAAACGATTGCTAGCGCagttaaacaatattttaggGATCTTAACAAGCCTCTCATGACGCATCAACTATATTCTGCTTTTATTGAGGCTGTTAAAAAGGATACGGATGAAACGCGGATTGCAGAGATTCGAAACGTTCTTCAAAAACTTCCCGTCTCCaatcaagaaattttaaaagttctcATTAAACATTTGCATAGAGTGTCTCGCAAATGTGAGTTTAACCTCATGACTGCAGCAAATCTCGGAGTCTGCTTTGGTCCTACATTACTACGACCCCGAGAGGAGTCTGTTGCCTCCATTATGGACATAAAATTCTGCAATGAGGTAATTGAAATCCTTATTGAGAAttgtgaaatatttatgtatgactCTACATCATCATCTTCACCAAATGAAACTGAGGTTGTGAAAAATGGCTACCGCAAGTGCTCTGTTCCAGAGGAGGTCATCAGTCGTAATAACACTCGAGGGAATTCCATTCCCAAACGTACTCATTCATTCAGCTCTTTTAGTCAAATATCAACGAATTCTCTTCCTGATATTAAGGAATTTGGTGCTCCTAACGGAAATGAATCCAGGTCCAAGTTGCATCAATCTGAAGAAATCCCTCAACCAAAATCTAAAAATGAAGATCTCATGGCCTCTCTTGAACTCATGACGTCCCTAGCTGCGGATTTACCGAATAACTCTTTTTCTACTCTCAAACGCTCTAGAactataaatgataaaaagatcAATAAGAAACCTCCATTGCCTAAAGTGTCTCTCCTTTCCCCAATTGTCATATCCAATAAACTAAATGGAGAATCTCGTCGATACCGAAAAATAAGTTATCCTGCTATTGTAGTTCCCACCGTCGTTACTCTTCCCCCAAATCGTTCCCCTCAGTCTATTTCCTCTCTCTCTGCCACAAGCATACCAGAGGACGTCAATGAAAAGTCATATAGTGATTTAATAAGTGTGGAGTCCACCTCAAGTTCCATGACAACCAACTCGGGCTCAAAGTATGATAACATCCGCTACGACGATGTACGTAGTCGAGATGGTGATGATGAGAATGAGTCTGAGGAGGAAATGACAGATGATTACTCCATAGCCGAGGAAGAGGAAGATAAAATCCTCTTTGTGGACTCAGGAGGGGATTCTATTAGTGATGACTCTAATTCCCTCAAGAGGAACTCTTTTTTAcgaagaaacaaaagaagaacgGCGGGCTTATATGTTGATGGGGATAGAAGGAGAAAGACCTCGAGCTCATCCAACGCAACTACAAACGATGACTTTGACTTGGACAAAAAGGATACCCATAAGCAGACTCATTTGTCCTTCCTACAAAAGATGCTGAGTACAGGACAAACCACAGATGTTTGA
- the LOC121122112 gene encoding uncharacterized protein isoform X1 gives MRHIRVMYKALSKVSLTRYKMNISGRRRLLLRPVIWFLLSSLICIYTISAQGTVHERGLADFGGDVGQYMSLLKGSSAFSFKPEDMTEEKRSDDENSVRTRRFPGFGRKRNMPEDAYEPKPEEIEEKDAGYHTKSDEGDGGWDVGPDQTARDSSLGDFGGDYGNYLKLLEGESALGFNPQPDPMSDDTDIQSDVFGGGISGKFWDMYKGSSSYDSLDEDDSEVAEELGLNEFDESEDLLRQTTEEDFPNLKRTMAAGAARFKDETYIVTFKPSKSKMVQLYDDLKSAYNSDDKEKMNKILDSLDVRKLFKKEENNPVRSSRKIMVINDDEFEDDSSMDESKLEMANEKFEEFVKKIKNSIPDPIETNKGLSSSYKNLTLYGVSKISTCKPVKKSFGNHWKGTVCLPNLSSMITSSSGPGVPFKGKVISIFKDIQIKMTFRLTGDGEIQVISVKTTFSDSKFVPTYDSSIPLNPWSKVSMSGYLVSKIKKSMPSIIDKTLLRLTHVVQNLDS, from the exons ATGCGTCACATCAGAGTAATGTATAAGGCATTATCGAAAG TTTCTTTGACAaggtataaaatgaatatttctggACGTCGAAGGCTTCTTCTTAGACCCGTCATATGGTTTTTACTATCTTCATTGATATGTATTTACACAATATCGGCTCAAGGAACTGTTCATGAAAGAGGGTTGGCTGACTTTGGAGGTGATGTTGGACAATACATGAGTTTACTCAAGGGATCTTCAGCCTTCAGTTTTAAGCCAGAAGATATGACTGAAGAAAAGAGATCGGACGATGAAAATTCTGTACGAACAAGACGATTTCCAGGATTTGGTCGGAAaag AAACATGCCTGAAGATGCTTACGAACCCAAACCAGAAGAGATTGAGGAAAAAGATGCGGGATATCACACTAAGTCCGATGAAGGGGATGGTGGCTGGGATGTTGGACCTGATCAAACAGCACGGGATAGCAGTTTAGGAGACTTTGGAGGAGACTATGGAAATTATTTGAAACTATTAGAAGGAGAATCCGCGCTTGGTTTCAATCCGCAACCTGATCCAATGTCTGACGATACAGATATTCAGTCAGACGTGTTCGGAGGTGGAATTAGTGGAAAATTTTGGGACATGTACAAAGGATCTTCCTCATACGATTCTCTAGATGAAGATGATAGTGAAGTAGCTGAAGAATTGGGATTGAATGAATTCGATGAAAGTGAGGATTTATTGAGACAAACTACTGAAGAGGATTTCCCAAATTTAAAACGAACTATGGCTGCTGGGGCTGCGAGATTCAAGGATGAAACATACATTGTTAcgtttaaa ccttcaaaaagtaagatggTTCAATTATATGATGATTTGAAATCAGCATACAATTCTGACGATaaggaaaaaatgaacaaaattttagacTCTCTTGATGTTAGAAAGTTGTTCAAAAAGGAAGAGAATAATCCAGTTCGATCATCTCGTAAGATCATGGTGATAAATGATGACGAATTTGAGGATGATTCCAGTATGGATGAGAGTAAATTGGAAATGGCCAATGAAAAATTCGAagagtttgttaaaaaaattaaaaatagcattcCTGATCCTATA GAAACAAATAAAGGGCTCTCATCCAGCTACAAAAATCTGACACTATATGgtgtatcaaaaatatcaacCTGCAAACCAGTCAAAAAGTCATTCGGAAATCATTGGAAAGGAACTGTGTGTCTGCCAAATTTATCTTCTATGATAACAAGCTCTTCAGGTCCTGGAGTGCCATTCAAAGGAAAAGTCATCTCTATCTTTAAagatattcaaatcaaaatgac ATTTAGATTGACAGGAGATGGTGAAATTCAGGTTATCTCTGTGAAAACGACATTCTCCGACTCCAAGTTTGTACCAACCTACGATTCTTCAATCCCACTAAATCCCTGGAGCAAAGTAAGCATGAGTGGATACCTTGTGTCTAAAATCAAGAAGTCCATGCCATCCATAATTGATAAGACACTTCTCAGACTTACTCACGTCGTACAAAATCTCGACTCCTAA
- the LOC121122112 gene encoding uncharacterized protein isoform X2, translated as MNISGRRRLLLRPVIWFLLSSLICIYTISAQGTVHERGLADFGGDVGQYMSLLKGSSAFSFKPEDMTEEKRSDDENSVRTRRFPGFGRKRNMPEDAYEPKPEEIEEKDAGYHTKSDEGDGGWDVGPDQTARDSSLGDFGGDYGNYLKLLEGESALGFNPQPDPMSDDTDIQSDVFGGGISGKFWDMYKGSSSYDSLDEDDSEVAEELGLNEFDESEDLLRQTTEEDFPNLKRTMAAGAARFKDETYIVTFKPSKSKMVQLYDDLKSAYNSDDKEKMNKILDSLDVRKLFKKEENNPVRSSRKIMVINDDEFEDDSSMDESKLEMANEKFEEFVKKIKNSIPDPIETNKGLSSSYKNLTLYGVSKISTCKPVKKSFGNHWKGTVCLPNLSSMITSSSGPGVPFKGKVISIFKDIQIKMTFRLTGDGEIQVISVKTTFSDSKFVPTYDSSIPLNPWSKVSMSGYLVSKIKKSMPSIIDKTLLRLTHVVQNLDS; from the exons atgaatatttctggACGTCGAAGGCTTCTTCTTAGACCCGTCATATGGTTTTTACTATCTTCATTGATATGTATTTACACAATATCGGCTCAAGGAACTGTTCATGAAAGAGGGTTGGCTGACTTTGGAGGTGATGTTGGACAATACATGAGTTTACTCAAGGGATCTTCAGCCTTCAGTTTTAAGCCAGAAGATATGACTGAAGAAAAGAGATCGGACGATGAAAATTCTGTACGAACAAGACGATTTCCAGGATTTGGTCGGAAaag AAACATGCCTGAAGATGCTTACGAACCCAAACCAGAAGAGATTGAGGAAAAAGATGCGGGATATCACACTAAGTCCGATGAAGGGGATGGTGGCTGGGATGTTGGACCTGATCAAACAGCACGGGATAGCAGTTTAGGAGACTTTGGAGGAGACTATGGAAATTATTTGAAACTATTAGAAGGAGAATCCGCGCTTGGTTTCAATCCGCAACCTGATCCAATGTCTGACGATACAGATATTCAGTCAGACGTGTTCGGAGGTGGAATTAGTGGAAAATTTTGGGACATGTACAAAGGATCTTCCTCATACGATTCTCTAGATGAAGATGATAGTGAAGTAGCTGAAGAATTGGGATTGAATGAATTCGATGAAAGTGAGGATTTATTGAGACAAACTACTGAAGAGGATTTCCCAAATTTAAAACGAACTATGGCTGCTGGGGCTGCGAGATTCAAGGATGAAACATACATTGTTAcgtttaaa ccttcaaaaagtaagatggTTCAATTATATGATGATTTGAAATCAGCATACAATTCTGACGATaaggaaaaaatgaacaaaattttagacTCTCTTGATGTTAGAAAGTTGTTCAAAAAGGAAGAGAATAATCCAGTTCGATCATCTCGTAAGATCATGGTGATAAATGATGACGAATTTGAGGATGATTCCAGTATGGATGAGAGTAAATTGGAAATGGCCAATGAAAAATTCGAagagtttgttaaaaaaattaaaaatagcattcCTGATCCTATA GAAACAAATAAAGGGCTCTCATCCAGCTACAAAAATCTGACACTATATGgtgtatcaaaaatatcaacCTGCAAACCAGTCAAAAAGTCATTCGGAAATCATTGGAAAGGAACTGTGTGTCTGCCAAATTTATCTTCTATGATAACAAGCTCTTCAGGTCCTGGAGTGCCATTCAAAGGAAAAGTCATCTCTATCTTTAAagatattcaaatcaaaatgac ATTTAGATTGACAGGAGATGGTGAAATTCAGGTTATCTCTGTGAAAACGACATTCTCCGACTCCAAGTTTGTACCAACCTACGATTCTTCAATCCCACTAAATCCCTGGAGCAAAGTAAGCATGAGTGGATACCTTGTGTCTAAAATCAAGAAGTCCATGCCATCCATAATTGATAAGACACTTCTCAGACTTACTCACGTCGTACAAAATCTCGACTCCTAA
- the wmd gene encoding serine-threonine kinase receptor-associated protein: MAPLRQTPLTCSGHTRPVVFLAFSGVCNETGDYYCISGCKDGMPMLRQGDTGDWIGTFEGHKGAVWGVDLNSDATRAATGAADFSAMVWDALSGQELLHLEHKHIVKTVHFSRDSTKLSTGSNDKSIRIFDIASMSKDPLLEFPAHSGSIKQVLFDQEDKTLISASDDKTIAFWNTQDGQKIKELSFEGEAIGGIELARAGNLLTIAHGNNVSFYDIQKMEIVKKVTTPTVVYSASYLPQKNTFVAAGEDFIIYKYNYETGEEQDNFKGHFGPVHCIRFSPDGELYASGSEDGTVRLWQTEIGKSYGLWRVIDSVSGAEVTPKSEAVVS, translated from the exons ATGGCCCCGCTCAGACAAACCCCATTGACCTGTTCCGGTCACACTCGACCTGTGGTGTTTTTGGCTTTTTCCGGCGTGTGCAATGAAACAGGTGATTATTACTGCATTTCGGGTTGCAAGGATGGAATGCCCATGTTGCGCCAGGGAGACACTGGAGATTGGATTGGAACATTTGAGGGGCACAAGGGCGCTGTCTGGGGTGTTGACCTCAACTCTGACGCCACGAGGGCAGCAACAGGAGCCGCAGATTTCTCTGCAATGGTTTGGGATGCGCTCTCGGGTCAAGAGCTTTTACATCTGGAACACAAGCACATCGTTAAAACCGTGCACTTCTCTCGGGACTCCACCAAACTCTCCACTGGCTCCAATGATAAATCCATTCGAATATTCGATATTGCATCCATGTCCAAAGATCCTCTCTTAGAGTTCCCCGCTCACTCCGGCTCCATCAAACAAGTGCTGTTTGACCAGGAAGACAAAACGCTCATCTCTGCATCAGACGATAAAACCATCGCCTTCTGGAATACTCAAGATGGACAAAAGATCAAAGAACTCTCCTTTGAGGGGGAGGCCATTGGAGGTATAGAACTCGCAAGAGCTGGGAACCTGCTCACCATTGCACATGGAAACAATGTCTCCTTTTATGATATTCAAAA AATGGAAATCGTGAAAAAAGTTACTACACCCACTGTCGTTTACTCAGCCTCCTATCTACcacaaaaaaacacatttgtGGCTGCTGGTGaagattttatcatatataaatataattatgaaacgGGCGAAGAGCAAG ataatttCAAGGGGCATTTTGGACCTGTCCACTGTATTAGATTTTCTCCAGATGGAGAATTATATGCATCTGGATCGGAAGATGGAACTGTACGACTTTGGCAAACTGAA ATCGGAAAGTCGTATGGCTTGTGGCGTGTAATCGACAGTGTGAGCGGAGCAGAAGTAACTCCAAAGTCTGAGGCTGTTGTCAGTTAA